One segment of Vigna radiata var. radiata cultivar VC1973A unplaced genomic scaffold, Vradiata_ver6 scaffold_179, whole genome shotgun sequence DNA contains the following:
- the LOC111240910 gene encoding uncharacterized protein LOC111240910, with protein sequence MHAMRLSFLYYLRHNINLLQKQNDPNNPHNFFYNFHSQKPSSQINFCFFILSTPRTRVLFEDLYCQMGKSKNEEYENKEKEGIKKSHYFMVFISSLLISITGGSLLGWWLHKYHPTNKQLWMVPFGLILLFTPFIVCLSVIISGPAIHKNDEEDVLNINQRIQPLDRLF encoded by the exons ATGCATGCAATGAGGCTCtcatttttatactatttaagaCACAACATTAACCTTCTTCAAAAGCAAAATGACCCCAATAACCCTCATAACTTCTTCTATAACTTTCACTCTCAAAAACCTTCATCACAAATCAACTTCTGCTTCTTCATCCTTTCCACTCCAAG gACAAGAGTGTTGTTTGAGGATCTATACTGTCAAATGGGAAAATCTAAAAATGAAGAGTATGAGAACAAGGAGAAGGAAGggataaaaaaatcacattacTTTATGGTTTTCATCTCATCTTTGCTGATAAGCATAACAGGAGGCTCTTTGCTTGGGTGGTGGCTACACAAATACCATCCAACAAATAAGCAACTTTGGATGGTGCCCTTTGGCCTCATTCTTCTGTTTACCCCTTTCATTGTTTGTCTCTCTGTCATCATTTCTGGCCCTGCTATTCACAAAAACGATGAAGAGGATgttctcaacatcaatcaacgAATTCAACCACTTGATAGATTATTCTAA
- the LOC106780354 gene encoding CBL-interacting serine/threonine-protein kinase 9, whose translation MSGKPVRPRTRLGKYELGKTIGEGSFAKVKFAKNVENGDHVAIKILNRSHVLSHKMTEQLKKEISAMKMINHPNVVKIYEVMASKTKIYIVLELINGGELFDKIAQSGRLKEDEARSYFHQLINAVDYCHSRGVYHRDLKPENLLLDSNGVLKISDFGLSTYAQKEDELLRTACGTPNYVAPEVLNDRGYVGSTSDIWSCGVILFVLMAGYLPFDEPSQMALYKKIGRAQFTCPSWFSSEAKKLLKRILDPNPLTRIKVPEILEDEWFRKGYKPAIFTEEEDVNVDDVAAVFNDSKETFVTETKEKPVSMNAFELISRSQSFNLENLFEKQTNGIVKRETSFTSQRPANEIMSKIEEAAKPLGFNVHKRNYKMKLQGDKSGRKGHLSVATEVFEVAPSLHMVELRKTGGDTLEFHKFYKTFSSGLQDVVWHSEAKI comes from the exons atgagcgGGAAGCCGGTGAGACCTCGTACACGTTTGGGAAAGTACGAGCTTGGAAAAACCATCGGCGAGGGAAGCTTTGCTAAGGTCAAGTTCGCAAAAAACGTTGAGAACGGAGACCATGTAGCCATCAAAATCCTCAACCGTAGCCACGTACTCAGCCACAAGATGACGGAACAG CTGAAGAAAGAAATTTCAGCTATGAAGATGATCAATCATCCCAACGTTGTCAAAATTTATGAG GTAATGGCAAGCAAAACAAAGATCTACATTGTCCTAGAGTTGATTAATGGAGGAGAACTATTTGACAAAATA GCTCAAAGTGGGAGACTTAAAGAGGATGAAGCAAGAAGTTATTTCCACCAACTAATCAATGCAGTTGATTACTGCCATAGTAGAGGGGTGTATCACAGAGATTTGAAG CCAGAGAATCTTCTTCTGGACTCAAATGGTGTTCTGAAAATTTCAGATTTTGGATTAAGTACCTACGCACAGAAG GAGGATGAACTTCTCCGCACTGCTTGTGGAACTCCAAATTATGTTGCTCCTGAG GTGCTTAATGATAGAGGTTATGTTGGTTCTACATCTGATATCTGGTCCTGTGGAGTCATTCTCTTTGTGCTGATGGCTGGTTACTTGCCCTTTGATGAGCCAAGTCAAATGGCATTGTACAAAAAG ATTGGCAGGGCTCAGTTTACATGTCCATCATGGTTTTCCTCTGAGGCAAAGAAGCTATTGAAGCGTATTCTTGATCCAAACCCTTTGACA AGGATAAAAGTTCCTGAAATCTTAGAAGATGAATGGTTCAGAAAAGGATACAAACCAGCAATTTTTACTGAGGAAGAAGATGTCAATGTAGATGATGTTGCTGCTGTTTTCAATGATTCTAAG GAAACTTTTGTGACGGAGACAAAAGAGAAACCAGTGTCAATGAATGCTTTTGAGCTCATATCTAGGTCTCAGAGCTTTAATCTTGAAAATTTATTTGAGAAGCAGACA AATGGGATTGTTAAGAGAGAAACAAGTTTTACGTCACAGCGTCCTGCAAATGAAATCATGTCAAAAATTGAGGAAGCTGCCAAGCCACTGGGATTTAATGTTCACAAGAGAAATTATAAG ATGAAGCTGCAAGGTGATAAGAGCGGAAGGAAGGGTCACCTTTCAGTAGCTACAGAG GTTTTTGAAGTGGCTCCCTCCTTGCACATGGTGGAGCTTCGAAAGACTGGGGGCGACACACTGGAATTTCACAAG TTCTACAAAACCTTTTCATCAGGGTTGCAAGACGTAGTGTGGCATTCTGAAGCAAAAATATGA